A single genomic interval of Litoreibacter ponti harbors:
- a CDS encoding helix-turn-helix domain-containing protein — MTQDNEPSLIRLARENGDTGPVEPLNLGARVRELRKARDWTLEQAAREAGLARSTLSKIENEQMSPTFELMKKLAEGLGIGMPQLFTPPSRAQVNGRMDVTRSEQGSPHVTATYEHELLGAGLTKKAMLPYRARIRARSFDEFDGWVRHDGEEFLYVLTGAVRLYTEFYEPVEMKRGDSAYYDASMGHNLVSTSVEDALILWVTSLD; from the coding sequence ATGACACAGGACAACGAACCCAGCCTGATCCGCCTCGCGCGCGAAAACGGAGATACCGGCCCGGTGGAGCCGCTCAACCTCGGCGCGCGCGTGCGTGAGCTGCGCAAGGCGCGCGACTGGACGCTGGAGCAGGCCGCGCGGGAGGCAGGCCTTGCCCGCTCGACCCTGTCCAAGATCGAGAACGAGCAGATGTCGCCGACCTTTGAGTTGATGAAGAAGCTCGCCGAAGGCTTGGGCATCGGTATGCCGCAGCTTTTCACGCCGCCGTCCCGCGCTCAGGTTAACGGTCGGATGGATGTCACGCGCTCCGAGCAGGGCAGTCCGCACGTCACGGCGACCTACGAGCACGAGTTGCTGGGCGCGGGTCTGACGAAGAAGGCGATGCTGCCTTACCGCGCCCGCATCCGCGCGCGCAGTTTCGACGAGTTCGACGGCTGGGTGCGCCATGACGGCGAAGAATTCCTGTACGTCCTGACCGGTGCGGTGCGGCTTTATACCGAATTCTACGAGCCGGTGGAGATGAAGCGCGGCGACAGCGCCTACTACGACGCGTCGATGGGCCATAACCTTGTCAGCACCAGCGTTGAGGACGCGCTGATCCTGTGGGTTACGTCGCTCGATTAG
- a CDS encoding DsbA family oxidoreductase, translating to MIKLDIISDPICPWCYIGKAHLDRALEAAPDHPFTIEWHPFQLNPTMPEDGMDRRAYLEHKFGGKEGAVRVYSQIAQAAEAAGLDIDFGAIQRTPNTINAHRLIHWAGLEGRQTAVVSSLFRAYFKEGRNIGDTNVLLDIAAACEMDREMVARLLATDQDIADLRARDANARERGVTGVPTFVVAGQHVLPGAQQPDLWAKVITEINEQLAAAE from the coding sequence ATGATCAAGCTCGATATCATTTCCGATCCGATCTGCCCGTGGTGCTACATCGGCAAGGCCCATCTGGACCGCGCGTTGGAAGCGGCTCCGGATCACCCGTTCACCATTGAATGGCATCCGTTCCAGCTGAACCCGACCATGCCTGAGGACGGAATGGATCGCCGCGCGTATCTCGAACACAAGTTCGGCGGCAAGGAAGGCGCGGTGCGGGTCTATTCCCAGATCGCGCAGGCCGCAGAGGCCGCCGGGCTGGACATCGATTTCGGGGCGATCCAGCGCACGCCAAACACGATCAATGCGCATCGGCTGATCCACTGGGCGGGCCTGGAAGGACGGCAGACGGCTGTTGTCTCGTCGCTGTTCCGCGCCTATTTCAAGGAAGGTCGCAATATCGGAGATACGAATGTTCTGCTGGACATCGCCGCGGCTTGCGAGATGGACCGCGAGATGGTCGCGCGCCTTCTGGCGACCGATCAGGATATCGCGGACTTGCGTGCCCGGGACGCCAATGCGCGCGAGCGCGGCGTGACCGGTGTGCCCACATTCGTTGTTGCAGGCCAGCACGTGCTGCCCGGCGCGCAGCAGCCGGACCTTTGGGCCAAGGTGATCACAGAGATCAACGAACAACTCGCCGCCGCCGAATGA
- the mfd gene encoding transcription-repair coupling factor, protein MASITISGAPEGFDATLVLRELERGPVIHVARDDKRMAAMKRALAFFAPDVPVLDFPAWDCLPYDRVSPNADVAAARMATLAALAQGFSAPVILLTTLSAATQRVPARTVLEGASFMAEVGGRVDETALREYLVRMGFSQSPTVMEPGDYAIRGGIIDIYPPGEIGPVRLDLFGDVLDGARRFDTATQRTTEKLTRVELAPVSEVILDEAAITRFRQNYRIEFGAAGTDDPLYEAVSAGRKTQGIEHWLPFFHEKLETIFDYLPDASVCLDDQTAPARLARWDSIADQYDNRLEALKSKARLDSVYKPVPPGLLYLDDAAFTAALGDTRVVNFSVLPQATGPGVTDAGGRIGRNFAPERQAEGNIFSALADHVNAMRRERAVVIASFSDGARERLQGLLADQDIHDVRTINSAAQAGESGVYLTVWPLDQGFTAARLAVISEQDVLGDRLIRGAKKTKRAENFLTEAQSLSQGELIVHVDHGIGRYIGLETVTAAGAPHECILLEYAGGDRLYLPVENVELLSRYGHEEGLLDKLGGGAWQAKKARLKQRIRDMADRLIRIAAERELRRAPILEAPQDMWEAFCARFPYEETEDQLTTIEAVMEDLARGRPMDRLVCGDVGFGKTEVAMRAAFIAAAAGLQVAVVAPTTLLSRQHTATFKDRFRGFPLNVRQLSRFVSAKDANATRDGLSDGSVDIVVGTHAVLSKQVKFKQLGLLIVDEEQHFGVQHKERLKQLRSDIHVLTLSATPIPRTLQLSLSGVRELSIIGTPPVDRLAIRTYVSEFDTVTIREALLREHYRGGQSFYVVPRITDLPEIEEWLREQVPEVSFLVAHGQMAPGELDSRMNQFYDGKYDVLLATTIVESGIDIPTANTMIIHRADMFGLSQLYQIRGRVGRSKTRAYAYLTTKPRAKLTPVAEKRLRVLGSIDSLGAGFNIASQDLDIRGAGNVLGEEQSGNMREVGYELYQSMLEEAVAKIRSGQMEGLTESDDQWAPVINLGVPVLIPEDYVPDLDVRLGLYRRLSNLTTKVELEGFAAELIDRFGALPKEVNTLMLVVRIKAMCKRAGIAKLNAGERGATIEFHNNKFAKPEGLVSYLQDERNLAKLKDNKVVVRRDWKSNADKIKGAFAIARDLAELAGTFKVKKSA, encoded by the coding sequence ATGGCATCCATCACGATTTCCGGCGCCCCAGAGGGCTTTGACGCGACGCTCGTCCTGCGCGAGCTGGAGCGCGGCCCTGTGATCCACGTGGCCCGCGACGACAAGCGAATGGCGGCGATGAAGCGCGCGCTGGCCTTCTTCGCGCCCGACGTGCCGGTGCTGGATTTCCCAGCTTGGGATTGCCTGCCTTACGATCGTGTTTCGCCCAACGCGGATGTGGCCGCCGCCCGAATGGCGACGCTGGCCGCCCTGGCGCAGGGCTTTTCTGCGCCCGTCATCCTGCTTACGACCCTGTCTGCCGCCACCCAACGCGTGCCAGCCCGCACCGTGCTCGAAGGTGCGTCCTTCATGGCGGAAGTGGGCGGGCGCGTCGACGAGACGGCCTTGCGCGAATACCTTGTACGCATGGGCTTTTCGCAAAGCCCCACGGTGATGGAGCCCGGCGATTACGCGATCCGCGGCGGTATCATCGACATTTATCCGCCCGGCGAAATCGGGCCCGTGCGGCTGGATCTGTTCGGCGACGTTCTCGACGGCGCGCGTCGCTTCGATACGGCCACGCAGCGCACGACCGAGAAGCTCACGCGGGTCGAGCTTGCACCTGTGTCGGAGGTCATTTTGGACGAGGCCGCAATTACGCGCTTTCGCCAGAATTACCGGATCGAGTTTGGCGCGGCCGGCACCGATGACCCGCTTTACGAGGCGGTCTCCGCCGGACGTAAGACACAAGGGATTGAGCATTGGCTGCCGTTCTTCCACGAAAAGCTGGAGACCATTTTCGACTACCTGCCCGATGCGTCGGTCTGCCTCGATGACCAGACCGCCCCGGCGCGGCTGGCCCGCTGGGACAGCATCGCCGATCAATATGACAATCGGCTGGAAGCGCTGAAATCCAAAGCCCGGCTGGATTCGGTCTACAAACCAGTGCCGCCCGGCCTGCTTTATCTCGATGACGCGGCTTTTACGGCTGCTTTGGGCGACACGCGAGTCGTCAATTTCTCTGTTCTTCCGCAGGCTACCGGGCCGGGCGTCACGGATGCAGGCGGGCGGATCGGACGCAATTTCGCGCCCGAGCGGCAGGCAGAAGGCAATATTTTCAGCGCTTTAGCGGATCATGTGAATGCAATGCGCCGCGAACGCGCGGTTGTGATCGCAAGTTTTTCTGACGGCGCTCGGGAGCGGCTTCAGGGCCTTCTGGCAGATCAAGACATCCATGATGTGCGCACCATTAACTCCGCCGCACAGGCGGGTGAAAGTGGTGTCTACCTGACCGTCTGGCCGCTTGATCAGGGGTTCACCGCGGCGCGGCTGGCGGTCATTTCAGAACAGGACGTGCTGGGCGACAGGCTTATTCGCGGGGCCAAGAAAACCAAACGCGCCGAGAACTTCCTGACCGAGGCGCAGAGCCTGTCCCAAGGCGAGCTGATCGTCCACGTGGACCACGGGATCGGTCGCTATATCGGGCTGGAGACTGTCACAGCCGCCGGTGCCCCGCACGAGTGCATCTTGCTGGAGTATGCGGGTGGGGACCGGCTTTATCTGCCAGTTGAAAATGTCGAGCTGCTGTCGCGCTACGGTCACGAGGAAGGCCTGCTCGACAAGCTCGGTGGTGGTGCGTGGCAGGCCAAGAAAGCGCGGCTGAAGCAACGCATTCGAGACATGGCCGACCGCCTGATCCGCATCGCAGCCGAGCGCGAGCTGCGCCGCGCGCCGATCCTTGAGGCGCCGCAAGACATGTGGGAGGCCTTCTGCGCGCGCTTCCCCTACGAGGAGACCGAGGATCAATTGACCACGATCGAAGCGGTCATGGAGGATTTGGCCCGGGGTAGGCCGATGGATCGTCTGGTCTGCGGCGATGTGGGCTTCGGCAAGACCGAAGTGGCTATGCGCGCGGCCTTCATCGCCGCCGCTGCCGGTCTGCAAGTGGCGGTTGTGGCCCCCACAACCTTGCTGTCGCGCCAGCACACCGCGACCTTCAAGGACCGTTTCCGGGGGTTCCCGCTGAACGTGCGCCAACTGTCGCGCTTCGTCTCGGCTAAGGACGCCAATGCAACGCGCGACGGCCTGAGCGACGGCTCGGTCGATATCGTCGTCGGCACCCACGCCGTGCTGTCGAAACAAGTCAAATTCAAACAACTTGGGCTCCTGATTGTCGATGAGGAGCAGCATTTTGGCGTGCAACACAAAGAACGGCTGAAGCAGCTGCGCTCTGACATCCACGTCCTGACCCTGTCCGCCACACCGATCCCACGCACGCTGCAATTGTCGCTCTCGGGCGTGCGCGAGCTGTCGATCATTGGCACGCCGCCGGTCGACCGCCTGGCGATCCGCACCTACGTATCCGAATTCGACACCGTGACGATCCGCGAAGCCCTGTTGCGCGAGCATTATCGCGGCGGGCAGAGCTTCTACGTGGTCCCACGGATCACCGACCTGCCGGAAATCGAAGAATGGTTAAGGGAGCAGGTGCCAGAGGTCAGCTTCCTTGTGGCCCACGGGCAGATGGCGCCGGGTGAGCTCGACAGTCGCATGAACCAGTTCTACGACGGCAAATACGACGTGCTTCTCGCGACCACGATCGTTGAAAGCGGCATCGATATCCCAACGGCCAACACGATGATCATCCATCGCGCCGACATGTTCGGGCTGTCGCAGCTTTACCAGATTCGCGGACGTGTCGGTCGCTCGAAAACCCGCGCCTACGCCTACCTGACGACCAAGCCGCGCGCCAAGTTGACACCCGTGGCCGAGAAACGCTTGAGGGTACTGGGTTCCATCGACAGTCTGGGGGCGGGCTTTAACATTGCCAGCCAAGACCTTGATATCAGGGGAGCAGGCAACGTTCTGGGCGAAGAGCAGTCGGGCAACATGCGCGAGGTCGGCTACGAGCTGTACCAATCCATGCTGGAGGAAGCCGTCGCCAAAATCCGCTCTGGCCAGATGGAGGGCCTGACCGAGAGTGACGATCAATGGGCACCGGTCATTAACCTTGGCGTGCCCGTGCTGATCCCCGAGGATTATGTGCCCGACCTCGACGTGCGTCTGGGGCTCTATCGCAGGTTGTCGAACCTGACGACCAAGGTCGAGCTGGAAGGCTTCGCGGCAGAGCTGATCGACCGCTTCGGTGCCCTGCCGAAGGAGGTTAACACTCTGATGCTCGTCGTGCGCATCAAGGCGATGTGCAAGCGCGCGGGTATCGCCAAGCTGAACGCGGGCGAGCGCGGGGCCACGATCGAGTTCCACAACAACAAATTCGCCAAGCCAGAGGGGCTTGTGTCCTATCTGCAGGACGAGCGGAACCTTGCAAAACTCAAGGACAACAAGGTCGTCGTGCGCCGCGACTGGAAGAGCAACGCCGACAAGATCAAAGGCGCCTTCGCGATCGCGCGCGATCTGGCGGAACTGGCCGGCACGTTCAAGGTAAAGAAAAGCGCCTGA
- a CDS encoding patatin-like phospholipase family protein, which produces MSKKKRINLALQGGGAHGAFTWGVLDRLLEEEDLDIAALTGTSAGALNGAAFKAGMLKDGRQGAKDNLDWLWREIGATDMGPLEGWMLGISPAAVSQAVEMSPFYQGLDMLQRMTSPYALGPFYNHPLARIVEQFNYDKVCAQSGPDLFICATNVRSGKIRIFAHDEISTDSILASGCLPTLFQAVEIYDPKTEREEAYWDGGYMGNPALFPLFEPHLPQDVVIVNINPLHREELPRKATEIQNRINEISFNGSLFRELRAIQFVRDLIADGKVAEGSMKDVLVHMIADDELMTQLSVATKTLPQPYVLAELKSAGRIAAARFLDTHFDKIGSESSVNLRDMFD; this is translated from the coding sequence ATGAGCAAGAAGAAGCGGATCAATCTTGCGTTGCAGGGTGGCGGAGCCCATGGCGCATTTACATGGGGCGTGCTCGACCGCCTGCTCGAGGAAGAAGACCTGGACATCGCGGCGCTGACCGGCACATCGGCTGGCGCGCTGAATGGGGCCGCGTTCAAGGCGGGCATGCTCAAGGATGGGCGTCAGGGGGCGAAGGACAATCTGGATTGGCTGTGGCGGGAGATCGGGGCGACCGATATGGGCCCGCTGGAAGGTTGGATGCTGGGGATCAGCCCTGCGGCGGTCAGTCAGGCGGTTGAAATGTCGCCCTTTTACCAAGGGCTCGACATGCTGCAGCGCATGACCTCGCCCTACGCGCTTGGGCCGTTCTACAACCATCCGCTGGCGCGCATCGTCGAGCAGTTCAACTATGACAAGGTGTGCGCCCAAAGCGGTCCCGATCTGTTCATCTGCGCGACCAATGTGCGGTCCGGAAAAATCCGCATCTTCGCCCATGACGAGATTTCAACCGACAGCATTCTGGCCTCTGGCTGCCTGCCCACGCTGTTTCAGGCGGTCGAGATCTACGATCCCAAGACCGAGCGCGAAGAAGCCTACTGGGACGGAGGCTACATGGGCAATCCGGCGCTGTTCCCGCTGTTCGAGCCGCACCTGCCGCAGGACGTGGTGATCGTGAATATCAACCCGCTGCACCGCGAAGAGCTGCCGCGTAAGGCCACTGAAATACAGAACCGCATCAACGAAATCAGCTTCAACGGCTCGCTCTTCCGCGAGCTGCGCGCGATACAGTTCGTGCGCGATTTGATTGCCGATGGCAAAGTGGCCGAAGGATCGATGAAGGACGTGCTGGTGCACATGATCGCCGATGACGAGCTGATGACCCAGCTTTCGGTCGCCACCAAGACCCTGCCACAACCCTATGTTCTGGCAGAGCTCAAATCCGCCGGGCGGATCGCGGCCGCACGCTTTCTGGATACGCATTTCGACAAGATCGGCTCGGAAAGCTCGGTGAATTTGCGCGACATGTTCGACTAG
- a CDS encoding multidrug effflux MFS transporter: MTPPTKRLSQPEFIALIAMNFAMVAFSIDSMLPALPEIAEALTPDAPNRAQLVLTSFVFGMGVGTLFTGPLSDTFGRKTVIGAGALLYLIGAALAGRAETLEGMLAGRVLQGLGVAGPRVVAIAIVRDLYEGRPMARIMSYAMMVFTLVPALAPLLGSFIIDAFGWRAVFYSFLLFCCLVIGWLMIRQPETLPPERRRSFAPAALIEATRVCFSHRVFVLSTAMQVLAFGMLFGCLSSVQQIFETSFGRAETFELWFALIALISGSASVINAQLVVRLGMQRMITIGFGMQVAFSAMVLLLALFGAVPFGLYIVWTTSLFFMAGLVIGNLNALAMEPVGDIAGLAASVLGAVATVLGAMIAAPIGLAFDGTPLPLAMATATLSAIGLFTVFRGLR, from the coding sequence ATGACCCCACCCACAAAGCGCCTGTCGCAGCCCGAGTTCATCGCGCTGATCGCCATGAACTTCGCGATGGTGGCTTTCTCCATCGACAGCATGCTGCCCGCCCTGCCCGAGATCGCGGAAGCCTTGACGCCCGATGCGCCGAACCGGGCGCAGCTAGTACTCACGAGCTTCGTCTTCGGGATGGGCGTCGGCACGCTGTTCACCGGCCCGCTGTCAGACACGTTCGGGCGCAAGACGGTGATTGGCGCGGGCGCGCTGCTGTATCTGATTGGCGCCGCGCTGGCAGGACGGGCGGAGACGTTGGAAGGCATGCTCGCGGGCCGGGTCCTGCAGGGTCTTGGCGTGGCTGGCCCGCGGGTCGTCGCCATCGCCATCGTGCGCGATCTTTACGAAGGCCGACCAATGGCGCGCATCATGTCCTACGCGATGATGGTATTCACCCTCGTCCCAGCCCTTGCGCCGCTCTTGGGCAGCTTCATCATCGACGCATTCGGCTGGCGCGCGGTGTTCTACTCGTTCCTGCTGTTCTGCTGCCTTGTGATCGGTTGGCTGATGATCCGCCAGCCCGAGACCTTGCCACCCGAGCGGCGACGCTCCTTCGCCCCGGCAGCCCTGATCGAGGCGACGCGTGTGTGCTTCTCGCACCGCGTCTTTGTTCTGTCGACAGCGATGCAGGTCCTGGCATTCGGCATGTTGTTTGGTTGCTTGAGCTCGGTTCAGCAGATCTTCGAGACCAGTTTCGGACGCGCCGAAACATTCGAGCTATGGTTTGCCCTGATCGCCTTAATCTCGGGCAGCGCGTCGGTGATCAACGCGCAATTGGTCGTCCGTCTGGGGATGCAGCGGATGATTACCATCGGCTTTGGCATGCAAGTCGCCTTCTCCGCGATGGTGTTGCTTTTGGCGCTGTTCGGCGCGGTCCCGTTCGGGCTTTACATCGTCTGGACCACGTCCTTGTTCTTTATGGCGGGGCTCGTGATCGGCAATCTGAACGCATTGGCGATGGAGCCCGTCGGCGATATCGCGGGCCTTGCGGCGTCGGTCCTTGGTGCGGTGGCAACGGTGCTGGGCGCGATGATCGCAGCCCCCATTGGGCTTGCCTTCGATGGCACCCCGCTGCCCCTCGCCATGGCCACGGCAACTCTGTCGGCAATCGGGCTGTTCACCGTGTTCCGCGGCCTACGGTAA
- a CDS encoding aquaporin, protein MTARAYLAEALGTALLLISVVGSGIMADALTDDTALALLANAIATGCMLYAIITTLGPLSGAHFNPAVTLAFALRGEIGPGSAMSYVACQVIGGVIGVWIAHIMFDLPIFQLSSTSRTGVAQWSAEMVAMFGLLFVIFGGLRSRPETVPTLVALYITGAYWFTASTSFANPAVTVARSFTDTFAGILPAHAPGYIVAQIAATLIAVPILSWLFAHD, encoded by the coding sequence ATGACCGCGCGTGCCTACCTCGCCGAAGCGCTCGGCACCGCGCTCTTGCTGATCTCCGTCGTGGGATCGGGGATCATGGCCGACGCCCTGACGGACGACACCGCCCTCGCGCTATTGGCCAATGCAATCGCGACCGGCTGCATGCTCTATGCGATCATCACGACGCTCGGCCCGCTCTCTGGTGCGCATTTCAATCCGGCCGTGACCCTCGCCTTTGCCCTGCGCGGTGAAATTGGCCCCGGATCTGCGATGTCATACGTGGCCTGTCAGGTCATCGGCGGCGTGATCGGCGTGTGGATCGCCCATATCATGTTTGATCTGCCGATTTTTCAGCTGTCCTCGACGTCGCGCACGGGCGTTGCGCAATGGTCAGCGGAGATGGTCGCCATGTTCGGGCTGCTTTTCGTCATCTTCGGCGGGTTGAGATCAAGGCCGGAGACCGTTCCGACCCTCGTCGCGCTCTACATCACCGGGGCCTATTGGTTTACCGCATCGACCAGCTTCGCCAACCCGGCGGTGACCGTCGCGCGCAGCTTTACCGATACCTTTGCAGGCATCCTGCCCGCCCACGCCCCCGGTTATATCGTGGCTCAGATCGCGGCGACACTGATTGCGGTGCCAATATTGAGCTGGCTGTTCGCCCACGACTAA
- a CDS encoding 3-hydroxybutyrate dehydrogenase, producing MSDQPLSGKTAIITGSNSGIGLGIAQELAKAGANVVLNSFTANKEDHALADEITRVTGNEARYIQADLSNGEDARRLVETAGKCDILVNNAGIQHVAPIDEFPVEKWDAIIAIMLSSVFHTTAAALPMMREAGWGRVINISSAHGLTASPYKSAYVAAKHGVVGMTKVVALETAQEPITANAICPGYVMTPLVESQIPDTMKKYDMDRETVIKEVMLERQPSKEFATTEQLGGVATFLCSESAKQITGTTISVDGGWTAL from the coding sequence ATGTCTGATCAACCGCTCTCCGGCAAAACCGCCATAATCACCGGCTCGAATTCCGGCATCGGGCTGGGCATCGCCCAAGAGCTGGCGAAGGCTGGCGCGAATGTGGTTCTCAATTCCTTCACCGCGAACAAGGAGGACCACGCGCTCGCCGACGAGATCACCCGCGTTACGGGCAATGAGGCGCGCTACATTCAGGCCGATCTGTCCAACGGCGAAGATGCGCGGCGCTTGGTCGAAACCGCCGGCAAATGCGACATTCTGGTCAACAATGCAGGTATTCAGCATGTCGCCCCGATCGACGAATTTCCGGTCGAGAAGTGGGATGCGATCATCGCGATCATGCTGAGTTCGGTCTTTCACACGACAGCCGCCGCCCTGCCGATGATGCGCGAAGCAGGCTGGGGCCGCGTGATCAACATCTCCTCGGCCCACGGCCTGACGGCGTCGCCCTACAAATCGGCCTATGTCGCGGCCAAGCATGGCGTTGTCGGCATGACCAAGGTGGTCGCGCTGGAAACCGCGCAGGAGCCGATCACGGCGAACGCAATTTGCCCGGGCTACGTGATGACTCCGCTGGTCGAAAGCCAGATCCCCGATACGATGAAGAAATACGACATGGACCGGGAGACCGTGATCAAGGAGGTCATGCTGGAGCGCCAGCCCTCCAAGGAATTCGCCACGACGGAACAGCTGGGCGGTGTTGCGACCTTCCTGTGCTCCGAGTCGGCCAAGCAGATCACTGGGACGACGATTTCCGTGGATGGCGGATGGACGGCGTTGTGA
- a CDS encoding metal-dependent hydrolase gives MITAHLPFGYLLGRAAQRYTPPHPWVMPAALIGAVLPDFDLLWFYFVDGRAFHHHLYWVHMPLFWVAVGAVTLPLVRMFQRPLLPVARTFFAALLTHCLLDTVGGDIAWFWPFSDRQFSLVTVEPTHSHFILSYLNHWTFSLELCIWAGAIFLFFRDRPA, from the coding sequence GTGATCACGGCACATCTGCCCTTTGGCTACCTGCTCGGCCGCGCGGCGCAGCGATACACGCCACCGCACCCGTGGGTGATGCCCGCCGCGCTGATCGGCGCGGTGTTACCGGATTTCGATTTGCTTTGGTTCTATTTCGTGGACGGTCGCGCCTTTCACCATCACCTCTACTGGGTCCATATGCCGCTGTTTTGGGTCGCTGTCGGGGCGGTTACCCTGCCGCTCGTGCGCATGTTTCAGCGCCCGCTGCTGCCCGTGGCTCGAACATTCTTCGCGGCCCTTCTGACCCATTGTTTGCTGGACACGGTTGGCGGCGATATCGCCTGGTTCTGGCCGTTTTCCGATCGGCAATTCTCGCTCGTCACGGTCGAGCCGACACATTCGCATTTTATTCTATCCTACCTGAACCATTGGACCTTTTCGCTGGAGCTGTGCATCTGGGCTGGCGCGATCTTCCTCTTTTTCCGAGATAGGCCCGCATGA
- a CDS encoding class I adenylate-forming enzyme family protein, whose product MRSVFDQGAPPPCPAPFNMAAYVLAHADRLAEKPALEIVGAETWSYGTLKARVMACAGGLLDLGLKPGDRVLFRLGNTAEFPVAYLACIWAGLVPVPASAALSVPEITEIARQTNPALVLQAPGISRPDHPAPSIKELPDGQPVPPEMGDPDRLAYIIFTSGTSGRPRGVCHAHRAIWARRMMWDGWYGLREDDRVMHAGAFNWTYTLGTGLMDPWSIGATSVIPNAASTELAQLLSDSRSSIFAAAPGIYRQLLKSPLPALPDLRHGLSAGERLSTTIRAAWQDRTGTEIFEALGMSECSTFISACPAAPALEGSSGRPQRGRRIAVIQDGVPVARGEPGQLAIHRDDPGLMLGYLNEPPPEGEWFITGDTVTLAEDGSITYLGRADDMMNAGGYRVSPLEVEAAFATVPGLQECAACVVEIKRDAHVIALFYVSDAPLPETQLQTHAERLLARFKQPRLYIHRTSLPKGGNGKLNRRLLRDTFEGPTQ is encoded by the coding sequence ATGCGATCCGTTTTCGACCAAGGCGCTCCGCCGCCCTGCCCCGCGCCGTTCAACATGGCGGCCTATGTGCTGGCGCACGCGGACCGCTTGGCCGAAAAGCCCGCTTTGGAGATCGTCGGCGCGGAGACATGGAGCTATGGCACGTTGAAAGCGCGGGTCATGGCCTGCGCCGGTGGTTTGCTGGACCTTGGTTTGAAACCGGGTGACCGGGTGCTGTTCCGGTTGGGAAATACGGCCGAGTTCCCGGTGGCCTACCTTGCATGCATCTGGGCGGGGCTCGTGCCTGTACCAGCTTCCGCGGCGTTGAGCGTGCCCGAGATCACTGAAATCGCGCGGCAGACCAATCCGGCCCTGGTTCTGCAGGCGCCGGGGATATCACGCCCGGATCATCCCGCACCATCCATCAAGGAATTACCGGACGGGCAGCCCGTGCCGCCTGAGATGGGCGATCCTGATCGGCTGGCCTACATCATCTTTACCTCCGGCACTTCTGGTCGGCCGCGCGGCGTCTGCCATGCGCACCGGGCGATCTGGGCGCGGCGGATGATGTGGGATGGCTGGTACGGCCTGCGCGAAGACGACCGCGTGATGCATGCGGGCGCGTTCAACTGGACCTACACCCTTGGCACCGGGCTGATGGACCCATGGTCCATCGGGGCAACGTCCGTGATCCCGAATGCGGCGAGCACGGAGTTGGCACAGCTGCTTTCCGACAGTCGATCCAGTATATTTGCTGCGGCTCCGGGCATTTACCGCCAGCTCTTGAAGTCACCTTTGCCGGCGCTGCCCGACCTGCGTCACGGGCTTTCCGCAGGCGAGCGTCTTTCGACGACCATAAGGGCGGCGTGGCAGGACCGGACCGGCACAGAAATTTTCGAGGCGCTCGGCATGTCCGAATGCTCGACCTTCATCTCAGCCTGCCCCGCTGCCCCCGCGCTGGAGGGGAGCTCTGGCAGGCCGCAACGTGGGCGCCGGATCGCCGTGATCCAAGATGGCGTACCTGTGGCGCGCGGCGAGCCGGGGCAGCTTGCGATCCACCGCGATGATCCCGGCCTGATGCTGGGCTACCTCAACGAGCCGCCGCCCGAGGGCGAATGGTTCATCACCGGCGACACGGTCACCCTTGCTGAGGATGGTAGCATCACCTATCTCGGCCGAGCCGATGACATGATGAACGCGGGCGGCTACCGCGTCTCTCCGCTAGAGGTCGAGGCGGCTTTCGCCACCGTGCCCGGCCTGCAGGAATGCGCGGCTTGCGTCGTGGAGATCAAGCGCGATGCGCATGTCATCGCGCTCTTCTACGTCAGCGACGCGCCGCTGCCAGAGACACAGCTGCAGACCCATGCAGAGCGCCTTCTCGCTCGATTCAAGCAGCCGCGGCTTTACATTCACCGCACGAGCCTTCCAAAAGGGGGAAACGGCAAGCTCAACCGCCGCCTGCTGCGCGATACATTCGAAGGTCCAACCCAATGA